The genomic window tgtgtgtatatgctgGATTAGAAAATATGGTAAATGTTTATTACACCAAAGTAAAAGGGTAATTTTAGCTAACAATATTTCTTTGTACTTTTTTGCAACaaaaatttcaaagtaaaaatGCAAACTTTATAGTCATAAATTAAGCCAAAACATTTGGATTTTATCATAAGACAGGTCATTTAAGAAAAGGGCAGAGTCAATATGGTgacttagtagcagtgaaagccaAAACCTTCTagaccaatctttaaaaagtgtctCAAAACAAGAGGAGTCAAAACCGAATGGCAAGATGGAGTTAGGGGGCTCTCTTgatgaacacaacttgaaaggtaggcagagagagttgattttcatgggataagggggagCCAGAAGCAAAACTGTATACAGAGGAATGCTGGCTAACCCTACCTACAGCACCAGGCTCCACAACCGGGCATAAGCTAACTTCTAGATCCCGGGACTTgggctacaccaacaaaagagaACCTCAGACCCACTCCTTGAAGTCTTGGGCCCTGGCACTAACCTGCAGTGAGACCTAGAAGTTCAGTTCTTTCAAGCCCTGTTGCAGTGAAGacttagccccagggcaaaatagttcATAGTGCTGATCCTATAAGCCAgcaagcagctttcagaattcccagtccacagacaaaaaagaatgagaaaatgagcaaacagcaaaagaaacactcaACACTTGAAAATTTCCATGGCAGCAAAAAGCACAGAAACAATAGGGAATGGtaagatccaagcaaccacatgcaaaacttaaaGAACAACAACAGGGAGTTGGTTGCAagctctgaaagaactcaaaaaagtattcaaatatcaaataagacaggtcaaagaaaaatgggaaaaggacagtaatgcaaaaagaaaataacagtttaaaaattaaaattggtcaACTAGAAAGAAGcacaaaatccaatgaagaagagtgtcatgaaaagtagaatggaccaaaaggaaaagggagaacaaaaggtcatagaagaaattcagtctttaaaaattagaactgagcAAATAGCAGTTAATAATtttgagacatcaagaaacaataaaaaatcaaaagaatgaaaaaatagaaaatatgaaatatctcaatgaaGAAAACAACTGATCCTGAAAATGGACCtaagagacaatttaagacttattggactacctgaaaattatgactccccccccccccgaaatgacatcacattacaagaaattatccaagaaaactgccctgatattcttgaataagagggtaaaatagaaattaaaagaattcactgaacacctcctgcaataaagacaggtcatttaaaacaaaaagatgtGTTTCCATATAGATaagttttatctttttaaactCAAATAAATTCACATAGCAGCAAACATCCCTGAGGACATTGCTTGGGGTAACTTTTATTAAAATAGGGAATCAaagtttagaaaaatatttacataaaaagGCATTTAATCATATGTTTGGTCATATAACATTATTTAAATAACTTCTCCACTGATAATAGGAATGCTACTTCAAATTCATGATCAGAAAATCTGCTGACAGACTGCCGAGCATTCTTCCTTATTTGAAACCTCTCTTCAGGAGACATAGAAAGGATATGAGCCATAGTTTCAGCATaatcttcttccctctctgccaGGAACCCAGTTTTGTTACCTTCATAAGGTATAACAATATCCAGCTTTGGACCTCCTGAATTATGAGCCAGAATAATTGTCCCAGCAGCCATACATTCCACAATTCCTATAGAATACATAAATACCAGCAAGGAAAATTATTACAAAAGGCATATTTTAATTCCCTACATATACCCACTAAAACCAAAGTGACCAAAGATCATGTACAAATTTAGTACCTCAAGTTTAGAAACTTTTGAGGAACCGAGTTAAATATTAGTATTTGAACATAtataaaagtttttgtataagatattaaaataaaacattttaggctttttaaaaaaagctttctagctttttctcttatgaaaaaaacaaacaaacaaacaaaccaacaaccaGGAATAAAGCAGACTACTGTGGAAGAAAAATATATccagcaaacaaaaacaaaaacaaaaacaaaatagaaatctcATCAGAGAAGAATAGCATAAGAAAAAAAGCAGCAATTAGAAGTAGTAAATAGatacaataagagaaaaaaatcaatatagaatatatattaggAATAGTCAGGTAAAGTAGTTTTCGTTTATTTCAGTTTAGTGATCCTCCTCAGGAATCTTTGATGAGATATGGCTCATTTGGTATATAACAGCAATATGGCACTAAATGGATTAGGAAATTAATTTCTGTTACATGCTTTCAGCAACAGGTActatttaaatatgaaataaactAGAACTCCCTTGAAAGAAGGAGCAGAATTCAGAATGAGGAAAatttatcttagaattaataaaacaTTGTAGGTCAAGGATTATTAATCTGGGGTTCCTAAACTTGTATTTTAATAGAATCAGTTTCATTAtaccaaaaaggttaagaactcctggttTAGGTTGAGAAGCATTCCAAGTAGGGGAGATTTAAGAACAAAAGCACAGAATGAGCTGGTTTAGTAAATGATATCGCCAAAGGAGCTAAGAAGCCACTTCTTTTTAGGGCAGTCTTGAAGACTGTATGAGAGTAAAGTCTATTAGTAACCAGGAGAACTTTAAAAAGTGACTATATTAACATCTCAAGAAAGAGTTTTGAATTTAAGAATAAAACTTACCAATACCAAAATGCTCATTCCACATAGTGTGAAGGCCAACTACTGCTTTAGACAAATAGTTCTTTAATTCTTCAAATGGAATATTGATTTGAAATTCCACATTTTCTTGAATTCCTAGGTCTTCACAAAGCCTTTTAAGTTGATTCACCCGACGTTCATCATCTTTGTTACGACAACCTCCAATCAGGATGAGTTTAAGTGGAAGAGGGTGCTTTGTAGCCTTTTCCAGCAACTTTGCAAAGGACCTGAGCTGCAAAGCATGGTTCTTTTCAGGTCTAAATTGGCCAACAGAGACCAGAACATCTTCTGAGGTCGTTGTCTTTTCATGTAATGGAATGTCCAGAAATGTCTGTACATCACAGGGTGGATAAACAGTGTTACAAGAACTTTGTACtttccagagggacagaatatggtTTAAAGTCCAGGAAGAATTGACCATGACAACATCACTGCAAGAGCCAACCATTCCATAAATcaaagcaaataaataataataaatgagcttcattttactaagaaaaagattttttgtaATAAAAGTTGCATTGTTaaatccagcattttgatttcgcACAACAGAGAGCATATCAGTACTGATAATAGGATAGTGGACATAACATCCAACTTTGCAATCTCCTAAATACTTAAACAGTGGAAGTGTGAAAGTATAACCCATGGAATCAATATAAACATCAGGCACACAGTTATTAAGAGCTTCCCAGCCGAGAAGAATGGACCCAAGGCTCTGGCCCAGCAAAGTAAAGTGAGGATAGAAGGATGCTTCTACAAGGTAGcgcttttttaaaaacacaaacttCACTGGATGGACTAATTTGATGTTGAATCTTCTCAAAGCATTATCTAGGATTTGTTCACCAGTGACATCTTCATCTCCAGTATAAACAACATATGTTGCATCATGATAcctaaaaaatatcattttaaataattttaatagcaaAGTTTACAACTGGCAAATGTCAtaggaaatttttgttttttttaatcatatagtAGGTTCTTTTTAGGCTAAATAATCTTCAAGGATTGATAAATTGTCTGGCATTACTGGTAAACTTGATTTAGCTTATTCCTTAAtagtacttaattttttttagttaaatattGTCATCTTATGTAATACATATAAGATATTTGTAAACAGGTAataaattctttgtattttcccAAGCACAGTTTGACTTAGTACAgaaatattcactttttaaaataacaataaaacttttatttatgGATTTTGCACAGAGCCCAAGACATACAAGTAGGTAGAATTATTGTAGCGCCATTGAATcttaagagttggaaaggataCCAGGTATTCTGTTTCACCTATATTTTGTAACAGGAGAATCCATTCCACAACATCATGCACAAATGGCCATCAAGTGCTTCAAGTcccctaaaaattaaaaaaaaatctattttctcctttttgacAGTCCATTCTGTTTTAGggaaaatctttaatttttagtcattttttcctCACCTGGAGCTAAAATCTTGTAACTTTCACAGACTggtcctagttctgccttctagATCAAACATGTCTTTCAAATACATGACTCCTGCCCTTTCTTCATCCATCAAATGTTCCCTTCCAATCAATCTTCATATGGCATAGTCTATTCCCATCACCATCCATGTTGCCTTCATCTGAACATTGTACCAGTTTATGTTTTTCTACATTTCCTAAAATGTATGGCCTATGTTGCACACAATATTCGAAATGTGGTCTGATCAGAGAAAAGTAAATCAGAAATCTAGCAGTCTCATTgtcacacatatataatttgctCCTATTAATGCAAACTAAAATTGTATTAACTTTTTTTGGCTGACATATTACATAACTGACTTATATTGGGTTTGTAGTCCACTAAAAACACCCAGGTTCTTCTTGGCTATAATTGTTATCTAGCCACACCACCTTCATCTTATACCTATGCAGCTGGATTTTTGGCTATAAGTGTATGGCTTAATATTTATCATTAGATTTCACCTTTTTGTTGTTGCcaactatatattttttgctATTCTTTTCCCCCCAAAAATGAAGTTGAATTGGCATTTTCTTCACCTCAAAaacttaacaatttttttttctgaaaaagaatttacaaggattaaaagaaaaactaaatataCGAAATGTCACAAAACATTCTTAATAGACATTTCTGGTAGAAATGCCAATTTTTCTATTGGTTAGGTATTAGGTTAAGTCACAATGATGATACTAGAACAGGTAATTTTCTATTCAATATTCAATctctttatcacttatttatgGGTCACATCGATGTAATAAACACCTATTAAGTGCCTGCTAAGAGAAAGCATTGTGTAGTGTGGCCTCAGGACCAGGAAGTTCTAGGAGCAAGTCCTACCTCAGGTCTATGCTGGTTgagtgaacctgggaaagtcaagTGATCTCTCAGTGACCTCAGGCAAACCCTAAGACTTATAAATGGCACAACACTTATAAACCAGCCCTGCAAGAAGGCTATATGGCTTTCAAGTGGAATAGGGTTTCTCTACTATAGAGAAGTAGAGAACTGAcccaccaatgaaatcataagtcggGTGGgtcggggagggggggggagggggagaagtacAAAGCTCCATGCTATAATCACTACATGTTCCATGAGTTCACTAAATGGACATCATTATTGAAGTACAATGTAATATGGTGATGTTTTCCAACAATACCAACTGATATTTCAATAGGATGAGGAAGATAATGGGTATGCATATAAGAGAAAAATTCTGCAGAAAGTACCCAAGGGAATTCTAAAATGAGCTAATTGTACCAGACAAAGAGAAGTTTCTGAGTTGAGGAGGAAGGTAGGTATAATTTTCAATAGAGGAAAAGTCACAATGCAAAAATTTACCTTAGAAAGATGGATACTTACTTTTTCTGCAAAGCTCTTAAGGCACACCACAAaactctctcccctccaccaccAGCATTGCAGTATGGGTGAAAAAATGCGATCaccttattatttcttctttttctgtctgctgatactttttctgattttttcttttcccatagctGTATTTTGATTCTCCAAAGGACAATGAtcaaacaaatacataaaagtCCACTTACAATCAGTCCAGGAATAAGGAAGGAGTAAAAAAGTCTGCAATGAGAAGGGAAAAGGTGAAATTAAGGACTCAATACAATATGCACTTGTTAAGTTCTGATTGCATGCTAGGTATTATACCAAGTGTTttaaatacaaagatgaaaaaagatagTTCCTGACCCCAAATTGCTTGTAATCTAAGAGGCAATAACACACACTAACACACACACGCACAgacacacactcactctctctACTTACATAAATACAGTAGAATTTGGTTATGGCAAAAGGAGTTTTAGACAGAGTATTATAAGAAATCTGAGTAAGGAAAGATTGCTGTTAGGTGGagaaatcagggaagacttcatggatgAGATAGCACCGTATCTTGAATGTAGAGAAGTATTACATCAGGGGAAAATGCGAATTAAGTATGTTCTAGGAATAAGGGATGGTTTACTTCAAGTGGATGGAAACAGGATGAGAGGGGAAAATTTTAAGTTTGGTCAGAATGCACAGTCTAGGAAGCAGGGCAGAGTAAAATAAAGTTGGAGAGAAagtatgaaaacaatttggttcaATCTTTGAATTAGGAAGGTTATTTTTGTAGCAGGCTGAAGGAATAtaataggaaaagagaagggaaatagcAAGAGCATTAGGAGCTACTGCAACAATTCattaaacaatcatttattaaatatctattgtgtGTACTGTGCTAATTTCTAGGGAAACAAAATTTGGATAAAATGGTCCCTGCTTTAATGGACTTTACTTACAAGTCTAGCAGAGGGATGATTATAATGCAAAACACAATGTAAGTGCATAAAAGAAGTACAAGTCAGGGTCATGAGGTTTGTAGTGGGACTGTTATTACAGATTAGAAGGGATCAAGAAAGAGTTCCTAGAGGAAGCTGGACTCGAGTTAGaattaaggaaattaagaaaaattctatGAGAAACCTTCAATAGGTAGAAGGTTGGGTGTATGGAGGATGGAGTCCTGGGGATCCCATATAAATAAAGGGcttccatataaatatttttaaattttttgaactGAATTTGGATAAGTAGAGTTTTATATGGGGAGGAGGGTACAGTAAAAGCTATACCTGGAAAGAAGGTGGTGCCACACTGTGGATGGTCTTAAATACTAAATACTTGTGAGGTAACATAAAACAATGGAAAGAGCTCTCCCTTTGGATCTAAGGGGGCCTAACTTTAAATGTAGTAATAGTTAAaggagtggttggcataaactgttacagacaaaagagtggttgccttaaactgtgaccatgaaaatacgatttcaagacagtgtcttgcgttaaatcaaaaataaagtggtcgccatgggaaaattcccaaatattaaatatacccaagtcagctgggttttatggagattttaattaatacaaattaaggaattaatgaaagagagagtaagaggaaacaacgagaaaagggctaggccagcctaggcccaagccctaagagagagatcagtcagtctttaatccattgtcctaagcaagattctagtgttcagagagacccagctactccaactagtccgagctccaattcagctttggcaaactgcATTTCCAGAGgccttttctgacctccttttaaagagaattttctcctatgtcacctcccctaagttctcacatctaccaatcacagtagacgttttcacaggactgaccattcttaattcacaccttctttggttctcaacttctctgggtagactaaaacttctgagtaagttcacacatctttgccccttgcaagtttgcaagttacctgacctttttaggtacttagcaactttttgtattagatctaaaatagacttagcttaaggcttttgcctcactataagtatgggttaagtacttttcattgttcagtaaagagtttacaactttatcttcccctaaagtatgcttaagtatgggtggagtagagtcctcacataccttcattgtttaaaatggggaatggtcttaaccaaatcttatgaagtagggtctgagaacttttaagattcacaatgtgCCTGTGTTACTTAATACCTGGATGAATGCAGGCAAGTCAAAACCTTGCAggcctctttcctcatctataaaagtggGGAGTtgcttcttccagctctaaacttatgatcctatgaactttaTGACATAGGTTAGGACATCACTGAATGGCTCTGAGTAGAAGGCTGATATGAAGATATGAGGATAAGTGTGAAAGATAGgtagaagagaaagtgaagggGGAAAGATGCTTCAAAACTTACTGATGTGATCTAGAAGGGTGGTAACAGTTTGTACTGGGGAATAGCACGAGGTCAAATAAGTTAAATGTAGGAGAGTCTGGCAGTAGATCTGACAACTCTTGTAACCTACTTGATATGAATGCTGCAGTTTCAGACCTCATATAATCTGAACGGGTACTTCCCCTAAGACACTTgtgttattttgtatttgtgttctttTGTATAAAGAATTATTTTGCGTGTGTCTTAACCCCTACTAGACTATAAGTAAATTCCTGAAAGATATGTAccattttatataaatttgtttCTTCAGCAATGGTCCTGGGAAATTGCTGAGACATGGagcaggaattattttaaaaaggaagacagtAAACTTGAATGAAAATATGTGAGGCAACTTCCAATGGGACATCATAGTAAAGACATCTTGTATTTTGAAACAGGCCAAATCAGGAGGGGAGAACTATTTATGAgaataaaagagggagaaaaagatcaTCACAAAAATTTAGGGAACTACTCAAATATTTAGAACATTTGCCTTAAGAGGCTATGAAGAAAATGTAGGGCCAGTTATAGTGACAAAGGAAGCAGTCAGAAAAGTTGGATAACCAGGAAATTTCAAGAGTCATCAGAAGAAATAAGATAGTATCTAGGAAGGGTTATGGTTAGTGTCAAGTTACCTTTCAATACCTATACCTCAGTAAAAAGATTTCTATATTAAATTAGATAACTATGTTGTTCTTATATTTTCATAATATGGAATCttcttaaattattatttaaaaaaatataacaccatcaaaaaaagagaaaacaaaagcggaaaaaaaatacagttttTATCAATTGCTGCTACAGACAATCATTAGAGGACTGGATGAGCGCAGTGGCAAGGaaaagccaaattcaagaaaaatTGTCATGGCATAATTGGCAGGATTTGGCAATTAgatgaacatatacatatatatatatatatatatatgttgagcAAAGGAAAGAGCCAACAATAATTTCAAGTTTTGAAGCCTGGGTAACTGTAAAGAAGATAGGGCTTCTAACAGAAATATTCATGTAGAAGAAGGCACATTTTGGGGaaggatctttgagtttatttttAGATATGTAATGTGAAATGCTGGAGTACATTCTGGAGGAGAGAAACAGAAGTTAATTTAAAATGTGAGACTGGAGATATAGGTTTGGGAGTCTTCTGCAGGTTTAATTGGAATGTTTGGAATAGATGAAATcacaaaaagggagaagaaaataaaggatacTGAGACTAGAGTCTTGAGAGTTACCAATTCTTAGGAGGCTTTACGGTCtataaagtactttcctcacaattgTAAggttgaaatgaatgaacaaaattaTCAACATTCCCagtttacagttgaagaaaccaaggttcTAAGAGGTTAGGTGACTAGTACCACACAGATGGTGTTTGGTCAAAATTCTCatccaggttttctgatttcaagtACAGGGCGCTCTCTCCTATAACACAAAGAACAGTGAATAAAGATAGAGATAGGCAAGAAATAAGAAAGCAGTGTCACagaaattaagagaagaaaagagtctTGAGAAAGATTAGATGATCATATCCAATGTTGCAAAAGACCAAtgataaaaactgaaaaaaagggCTTTTAGATTTATTAATCAAGAGGTCAGTGGTATGCCTGGATGAGAGTAATTTCAATAGCATGGTGAGGGATGGACATAGAATTGCAAAACAATGAGTATGGGTAACTAGGAAGTGGATGGTTAACTTAGACCACTCTTTCTTGAAATCTGGCAGTGTAGAAGCATGGAAAACAGGATGCCCTGAGGGTATAGTAagtcaagatttcttttttttagaggaCTGGAAGAATTGAAAGGTAATTAGTAAACTAGGCAATCATGGATTACTCATTTTGTATATTATCATATGAATTTCTTAAAatcagtatatatctatatacatataatattaacAGTAActtaatcaaaataattaagaAGGTAAACTATTCACCAAGATTTTACTTCTCCTGATGCCAAAACTGAATCCGTTGGGTAGGGAGGATTATACAGAATTGCTGGACTGTACTTCTGGTATTGTTATTTGTTATATGATTCCTTTTACCTCTTTGCCTCTATTACACAAGAGTCctatttaataaattaagaatTGTTTGATTCTTAAAAAGCGGTACTTAAATAACACACCTcacatcaatttcctcatttgtaaaatgagggagttgaactataTCAGTGTTTCTGAAACTAGAGGTCAGTGAATataaattccctcattttatagataatgtaaGCATTTTACATAGATGTAGATTGAACATTTTAGAGCAATGGTAATTAACCATTCCAAATGTGACCTCctgtggaattaaaaaaaaaattatccccaAGTAAAAATGGTATTATTAGTATCTGATAGCTGAgaaaaatatctaataaaatCTACTATGAATTTTGCAATGCttttgtctctgtattttattatgAGAGAATCTCTATTTTAAACTGTATCATATATAACAGACATTCAACCTACAGAAGTTTATAACATTGAATCCCACTACACATTGTTAGGGATAAATAAATATGCTTGAGACACATATTGTACTGTTTTAGACAACTGCAGGTGGTCTAAAGAATCTAGAATCCAAGTTCCCTGATTCCCACCAAATGATCTTGAGCCCAAATTGACAAGTAACCCAAATTGACACATTAAGGTTGCTGTGTTTTATGAAATGAACTGTGGTTTATGAAACCCACTagactgggtttgaatcctatttcagatacttaactactagctgtgtgaccttgacacAACCCAGTTAACTTCAATGggcctcaatttatttttctttaaaatgaggtcTTAGACTTGATAGCCTTGAAGGTCCCCTCAGTCTATCTAAACCTACTATATGatatgagaataataatgaattcaattttaaaataaatcttggTGGTAACGGAAATGCACTAAATTTAGGATTGAAAGATGTACTGGGTTTGAACCTTAGCTATGACTCTATGAACTGTTAAAAGTttcctccagctctaaatttatgatataTGACACTATGAACTTAAAACACATTCTCAAGCCTATAGAACAAACATTATTTAATGGTGCTACACCACACCTACAGCACTAATTATCTGCCATATAAGGAACCTGAGCCCTATTAGATTTAAATGCATTAAGATGGGTGAAACTAGTACAGGATGAATACATCATCATAAACAGAAATGGAGATGCATATCAAttggaagaaaatatatatgtaacaaAATGACCAATTAATGAATTGACTGCTGAAAATATGaagaagaatctcttgaaaatACTGCAGAGTAGGAACATATTTAACAGacaagaagataataataatataagggCAGCTAGcatttacagagtgctttaaGGTGAACAAAGTGCTATCTACATCATGTTACTTGATTAGgctagtcaataaatatttatcaagcatctactaAATGACAGACAATGCACTAAGctttgggaatataaagaaaggcaaaagccagtccctactctcaaggcgCTTACATTATAATAGTATCATAGTATAATAATAGTGTAATAattaga from Monodelphis domestica isolate mMonDom1 chromosome 4, mMonDom1.pri, whole genome shotgun sequence includes these protein-coding regions:
- the ALG11 gene encoding GDP-Man:Man(3)GlcNAc(2)-PP-Dol alpha-1,2-mannosyltransferase isoform X2: MDSPVTKYRYHDATYVVYTGDEDVTGEQILDNALRRFNIKLVHPVKFVFLKKRYLVEASFYPHFTLLGQSLGSILLGWEALNNCVPDVYIDSMGYTFTLPLFKYLGDCKVGCYVHYPIISTDMLSVVRNQNAGFNNATFITKNLFLSKMKLIYYYLFALIYGMVGSCSDVVMVNSSWTLNHILSLWKVQSSCNTVYPPCDVQTFLDIPLHEKTTTSEDVLVSVGQFRPEKNHALQLRSFAKLLEKATKHPLPLKLILIGGCRNKDDERRVNQLKRLCEDLGIQENVEFQINIPFEELKNYLSKAVVGLHTMWNEHFGIGIVECMAAGTIILAHNSGGPKLDIVIPYEGNKTGFLAEREEDYAETMAHILSMSPEERFQIRKNARQSVSRFSDHEFEVAFLLSVEKLFK
- the ALG11 gene encoding GDP-Man:Man(3)GlcNAc(2)-PP-Dol alpha-1,2-mannosyltransferase isoform X1, translating into MAAGEDNVYLSKFLRLFYSFLIPGLIVSGLLCICLIIVLWRIKIQLWEKKKSEKVSADRKRRNNKVIAFFHPYCNAGGGGERVLWCALRALQKKYHDATYVVYTGDEDVTGEQILDNALRRFNIKLVHPVKFVFLKKRYLVEASFYPHFTLLGQSLGSILLGWEALNNCVPDVYIDSMGYTFTLPLFKYLGDCKVGCYVHYPIISTDMLSVVRNQNAGFNNATFITKNLFLSKMKLIYYYLFALIYGMVGSCSDVVMVNSSWTLNHILSLWKVQSSCNTVYPPCDVQTFLDIPLHEKTTTSEDVLVSVGQFRPEKNHALQLRSFAKLLEKATKHPLPLKLILIGGCRNKDDERRVNQLKRLCEDLGIQENVEFQINIPFEELKNYLSKAVVGLHTMWNEHFGIGIVECMAAGTIILAHNSGGPKLDIVIPYEGNKTGFLAEREEDYAETMAHILSMSPEERFQIRKNARQSVSRFSDHEFEVAFLLSVEKLFK